A single region of the Lotus japonicus ecotype B-129 chromosome 4, LjGifu_v1.2 genome encodes:
- the LOC130710389 gene encoding nicotinate phosphoribosyltransferase 2-like: MATTKPNGPSKQPSNAGIDGPTNPMVTPLLNDLYQFTMAYAYWKAGKHQERAVFDLYFRKNPFGGEYTVFAGLEECIRFIANFRLNEEEIDFIRKSLSTSCEDGFFDYLRGLDCSDVEVYAIPEGSVVFPKIPLLRIEGPVAAVQLLETPFVNLINYASLVATNAARHRNVAGKSKTLLEFGLRRAQGPDGGVGASKYCYIGGFDATSNVAAGKLFGIPIRGTHSHAFVSSYMSLDEIIDKSLRRKDGSSTCEDFVSMVQTWLSKIQLLNGVFGETNQSELAAFTSYALAFPNGFLALVDTYDVMRSGIPNFCAVALALNDLGYKAVGIRLDSGDLAYLSCEARKFFCSIEKEFGMPGFGRLVITASNDLNEETIDALNKQGHEVDAFGIGTYLVTCYAQAALGVVFKLVEINNQPRIKLSEDVSKVSIPCKKRSYRLYGKEGYPLVDIMTGGNEPSPKVGERILCRHPFQESKRAYVVPQRVEELLKCYWPGSSDKKREPLPTLNEIRERCINQIEQMRPDHLRRLNPTPYKVSVSAKLYEFIHFLWLNEAPVGELQ, from the exons ATGGCGACGACGAAGCCGAATGGACCGAGCAAGCAACCTTCGAATGCCGGCATCGATGGACCAACCAACCCGATGGTCACGCCTCTGCTCAATGATCTCTACCAATTCACCATGGCTTATGCGTATTGGAAAGCTGGCAAGCATCAAGAGCGTGCTGT GTTCGATTTGTATTTTCGGAAGAATCCATTTGGTGGGGAATATACTGTGTTTGCTGGTTTGGAAGAATGCATCAGGTTCATAGCTAATTTCAGACTCAACGAGGAGGAGATTGATTTTATTAGGAAGAGTTTATCTACTTCATGTGAG GACGGATTCTTTGACTATCTGAGAGGACTTGACTGCTCTGATGTTGAGGTGTATGCTATTCCTGAGGGATCAGTTGTTTTTCCAAAGATACCCCTCTTGAGAATTGAAGGTCCAGTTGCT gCTGTTCAATTACTGGAAACTCCTTTTGTGAATCTGATAAATTATGCATCATTAGTTGCCACCAATGCGGCAAGGCATCGAAATGTTGCTGGAAAATCCAAAACTTTACTTGAGTTTGGACTACGAAGGGCTCAG GGGCCTGATGGCGGAGTAGGAGCATCAAAGTACTGCTATATTGGTGGATTTGACGCAACAAG CAATGTTGCGGCAGGAAAGTTATTCGGGATACCCATTCGTGGTACTCATTCCCATGCCTTCGTTAGCTCATATATG AGCCTTGATGAGATCATAGATAAGTCACTTCGAAGAAAGGATGGATCAAGCACATGCGAAGATTTTGTTAGTATGGTTCAAACATGGCTGAGCAAAATTCAG TTGCTAAATGGTGTTTTTGGTGAGACCAATCAAAGTGAGTTGGCAGCATTCACATCATATGCATTGGCATTTCCTAATGGCTTTCTTGCCCTTGTAGATACATATGAT GtgatgagaagtggaatccctAATTTCTGTGCAGTTGCATTAGCTCTCAATGATTTAGG ATATAAAGCAGTTGGCATTAGATTGGATTCTGGTGACCTTGCATATTTGTCTTGTGAGGCCAGGAAATTTTTTTGCTCGATTGAGAAGGAATTTGGAATGCCTGGATTTGGGAGGTTGGTAATCACTGCTAGTAATGACCTCAATGAGGAAACAATTGATGCTTTAAACAAACAG GGTCATGAAGTTGATGCCTTTGGTATTGGTACATACCTGGTCACATGTTATGCTCAAGCTGCCTTAGGTGTTGTTTTCAAGCTGGTTGAAATCAATAATCAGCCTCGTATTAAACTTTCTGAAGATGTGTCAAAG GTCTCTATTCCATGTAAGAAGCGAAGTTATAGGTTGTATGGGAAAGAAGGTTATCCCCTGGTAGACATAATGACTGGAGGAAATGAACCCTCTCCAAAg gTGGGAGAAAGAATCCTGTGCCGTCATCCCTTTCAAGAATCCAAGAGAGCATATGTGGTGCCACAGCGTGTTGAGGAGCTTCTAAAATGTTACTGGCCTGGGAGTTCAG ATAAAAAGAGAGAACCCTTACCAACTCTAAACGAGATTAGAGAGCGGTGCATCAACCAAATTGAGCAAATGAGACCTGACCACTTGAGGAGACTCAACCCAACTCCATATAAG GTTAGTGTAAGTGCAAAATTATATGAATTCATTCATTTCTTGTGGCTCAATGAGGCACCAGTTGGGGAGCTGCAGTAA